In Vidua macroura isolate BioBank_ID:100142 chromosome 7, ASM2450914v1, whole genome shotgun sequence, a single genomic region encodes these proteins:
- the FIGN gene encoding fidgetin, translating to MQWTPEHAQWPEQHFDITSTTRSPAHKVEAYRGHLQRTYQYAWANDDISALTASNLLKKYAEKYSGILEGPAERPILSNYSEAPSGLVNGRKNESEPWQPSLNSESVYPMNCVPDVITASKAGVSAALPPADVSASIGSSPGVASNLAEPSYSSSTCGSHTVPSLHSGLPSQEYATGYNGSYLHTSYSGQPAPALPSPHPSPLHSSGLLQPPPPPPPPALVPGYNGTSNLSSYSYPSATYPPQTAVGPGYSPGGAPPPSAYLPSGIPAPTPLPPTTVPSYSYQGHGLTPIAPSALTNSSASSLKRKAFYMAGQGEMDSSYGNYSYGQQRSTQSPMYRMPDNSISNANRGNGFDRSAETSSLAFKPTKQLMSSEQQRKFSSQSSRALTPPSYSTAKNSLGSRSSDSFGKYSSPVMNEHGDEHRQLLPHPLQGPGLRAATSSNHSVDEQLKNTDTHLIDLVTNEIINQGPPVDWSDIAGLDLVKAVIKEEVLWPVLRSDAFNGLTALPRSILLFGPRGTGKTLMGRCIASQLGATFFKITGSGLVTKWLGEGEKIVHASFLVARCRQPSVIFVSDIDMLLSSQVSEEHSPVSRMRTEFLMQLDTVLTSAEDQIIVICATSKPEEIDESLRRYFMKRLLIPLPDSTARHQIIVQLLSQHNYCLNDKEVALLVQRTEGFSGLDVAHLCQEAVVGPLHAMPATDLSAIMPSQLRPVTYQDFENAFCKIQPSISQKELDTYVEWNKMFGCSQ from the coding sequence ATGCAGTGGACGCCAGAGCATGCCCAGTGGCCAGAACAGCACTTCGATATCACTTCAACCACCCGGTCCCCAGCCCACAAGGTGGAAGCCTACCGGGGGCACCTGCAGCGCACGTACCAGTACGCCTGGGCCAACGACGACATCTCGGCTCTGACCGCTTCCAACCTTCTGAAAAagtatgcagaaaaatattctgggattttggaaggccCGGCTGAGCGACCCATTCTCAGTAATTACTCTGAAGCTCCCTCAGGGCTGGTGAATGGTCGGAAGAATGAAAGTGAGCCTTGGCAGCCATCCTTGAACTCGGAGAGCGTGTATCCCATGAACTGTGTCCCAGATGTCATCACCGCCAGCAAAGCTGGGGTAAGTGCAGCCCTCCCTCCCGCAGATGTCTCAGCCAGCATCGGGAGCTCTCCTGGGGTGGCCAGTAACCTGGCTGAACCCAGTTactccagcagcacctgtggAAGTCACACCGTTCCCAGTCTTCATTCAGGGCTCCCATCTCAGGAATATGCCACAGGATACAACGGCTCATATTTGCATACCAGTTACAGTGGCCAGCCAGCACCTGCACTTCCATCCCCTCATCCATCCCCCTTGCACAGCTCGGGACTTTTACagcccccaccaccaccaccgcCACCAGCCCTCGTCCCTGGCTACAACGGGACCTCCAATCTTTCCAGTTACAGCTACCCTTCTGCCACTTATCCTCCTCAAACCGCTGTTGGCCCTGGGTACAGCCCTGGGGGTGCCCCACCACCCTCGGCTTACCTGCCTTCAGGAATCCCTGCTCCAACCCCTCTGCCCCCAACCACTGTCCCCAGCTACTCCTACCAGGGCCACGGTCTGACGCCAATCGCACCGTCTGCCCTGACAAACAGTTCAGCCAGCTCTCTCAAAAGGAAAGCTTTCTACATGGCAGGGCAAGGAGAAATGGACTCCAGTTATGGAAATTACAGCTATGGCCAACAGAGATCTACACAGAGTCCAATGTATCGAATGCCAGACAacagcatttcaaatgcaaacagAGGGAATGGTTTTGACAGAAGTGCTGAAACATCATCCTTAGCATTTAAGCCAACAAAGCAGCTAATGTCCTCtgaacagcaaaggaaattcAGTAGCCAGTCCAGTAGGGCTCTAACACCCCCATCCTATAGTACTGCTAAAAACTCACTGGGTTCGAGATCGAGTGACTCGTTTGGGAAGTATAGCTCCCCAGTAATGAATGAGCACGGTGacgagcacaggcagctcctccctCACCCATTGCAAGGCCCGGGACTTCGTGCAGCTACCTCATCCAACCACTCTGTGGACGAGCAACTGAAGAATACTGACACACACCTCATTGACCTTGTTACCAATGAGATTATCAACCAAGGACCTCCTGTGGACTGGAGCGACATTGCTGGCCTAGATCTAGTAAAGGCCGTCATTAAGGAGGAGGTTTTATGGCCAGTATTGAGGTCAGATGCATTCAATGGACTGACTGCTCTACCTCGGAGCATCCTTTTATTTGGACCTCGGGGAACAGGCAAAACATTAATGGGCAGATGTATAGCTAGTCAGCTGGGGGCCACGTTTTTCAAAATCACTGGCTCTGGCCTTGTCACAAAGTGGTtaggggaaggagaaaaaattgtCCATGCCTCCTTCCTCGTGGCAAGGTGTCGCCAACCCTCAGTGATTTTTGTTAGTGACATTGACATGCTCCTTTCCTCTCAAGTGAGTGAAGAACATAGTCCAGTAAGTCGGATGAGAACCGAGTTCCTTATGCAGCTGGACACTGTACTGACTTCTGCTGAGGACCAAATAATAGTAATTTGCGCCACGAGTAAACCAGAAGAAATTGATGAATCTCTTCGAAGGTACTTCATGAAACGACTTTTAATCCCACTTCCTGACAGCACAGCGCGACACCAGATAATAGTACAACTGCTCTCACAGCACAATTACTGTCTCAATGACAAGGAGGTTGCACTGCTTGTCCAGCGCACAGAAGGCTTTTCTGGACTAGATGTGGCTCACTTGTGTCAGGAAGCCGTGGTGGGCCCACTCCATGCCATGCCAGCCACAGACCTTTCAGCCATTATGCCCAGCCAGTTGAGGCCAGTTACATATCAAGActttgaaaatgctttctgcAAGATACAGCCTAGCATATCTCAAAAAGAGCTTGATACATACGTTGAATGGAACAAAATGTTTGGTTGCAGTCAGTGa